The following coding sequences are from one Dromaius novaehollandiae isolate bDroNov1 chromosome 24, bDroNov1.hap1, whole genome shotgun sequence window:
- the C1QB gene encoding complement C1q subcomponent subunit B encodes MRTVGLMLVCLAGGQLASATLCKTYGTIPGIPGSPGQPGSNGIDGANGEKGERGPPGHVEDEEEIGEKGEPGAPGYPGKFGPKGPMGSKGLPGPMGPPGPQGDSGDYKATLKSAFSAARMISILPRREQPIRFDRIITNENSHYENRYGRFTCRIPGIYYFTYHITSKGNLCINIKKGRGGSKGQKVVTFCDFVQSSYQVTTGGVVLKMAAEESVWLEPTEKNSVIGIEGADSIFSGFLIFPEV; translated from the exons ATGCGGACGGTGGGGCTGATGCTGGTCTGCCTGGCTGGAGGGCAGCTGGCAAGTGCCACACTCTGCAAGACCTACGGCACCATCCCGGGCATCCCCGGGTCGCCAGGCCAGCCTGGCAGCAACGGCATTGACGGGGCGAACGGCGAAAAGGGGGAGCGAG GTCCCCCTGGCCACGTGGAGGATGAAGAAGAGATTGGGGAGAAGGGAGAGCCAGGGGCACCGGGGTACCCTGGGAAGTTTGGCCCCAAGGGCCCCATGGGTTCAAAGGGACTTCCAGGCCCCATGGGTCCCCCCGGGCCCCAGGGAGACTCCGGCGACTACAAGGCCACTCTGAAGTCCGCCTTCTCGGCTGCCAGGATGATTAGCATCCTGCCACGCCGAGAGCAGCCCATCCGCTTCGACCGCATCATTACCAACGAGAACAGCCACTACGAGAACCGGTACGGCCGCTTCACCTGCCGGATCCCCGGCATCTACTACTTCACCTACCACATCACATCCAAAGGCAACCTGTGCATCAACATAAAGAAAGGCCGGGGTGGCAGCAAGGGCCAGAAAGTGGTGACTTTCTGTGACTTCGTGCAAAGCAGCTACCAGGTGACCACGGGTGGTGTGGTGCTCAAGATGGCAGCGGAAGAGTCCGTCTGGCTGGAGCCGACGGAGAAGAACTCCGTCATAGGCATCGAAGGGGCTGACAGCATCTTCTCTGGCTTCCTGATCTTCCCCGAGGTTTAG